A segment of the Candidatus Brevundimonas phytovorans genome:
CTACGCGATAGATCTCTTCCTTTACGGGGCAGGCGTCGGCGTCGATGTAGAGGGTGGTGGGCATGGCGCCCTTCTATCCGGCCTTTGGCGCATACGAAAAGGGCGCCGGTCCTGCGACCGACGCCCTCAACGTCATTCGAGCTGCGCCCTACTGCGGATAGGCCACCGGCATGGCCCCCTCGCCGCCAGTGCGATAGCGGTCGCGCAGCAGCAGGTTGCGGGCCTGCAGCGGCTGCTCCACCCCGTCGATGAAGACGGCCGAGGGCTGGCTCAGCGGCTCCAGCGGGTCGCCCGACCAGACCACCACGTCGCCCGCCGCGCCCGGCTTCAGCTCGCCGAACTGGCCGTCGAAGCCGAAGATGCGCGCCGGGTTGACCGTGATCGCCTGGATCGCCGCCGCAAACGGCAGGCCGTGAGAGACGGCGTTGCCGGCGTTGTAGCGGATGTCGCGGGCGCGGTGGGTCGATCCCTCGTTGCCCTTGAGGGCGATGACCACGCCCGCTGCATTCAGCGCCGCCGCATTCTGCATCCGCGCCGCTCGCATCTCGAAGTTGCCGGGCAGGTTGGTGATCGGGTGCAGCAGGACCGGGACCTTGGCCGCCGCGATTTCGTTGGCGACCAGCCACCCCTCGGCGGCGCCGTCGAGGATGACCTTGACGCCTTCTTCTCTGGCCAGGCGCAGGACCTGCTGGATGTCCGAAGCGCGGTTGACGCTGACGATCAGCGGCATCGAGCCATTGGCCACCGGGATCAGGGCCTCAAGGTCGGCGCGCGACAGCGACAGGTCGCGCAGCGCCGCCCGGTCATAGGCGGCCTTGTTGCGGGCATAGAGGCGAACCTCGGCCAGGGTCTCCTTGAACAGGACGAACTCGGCCCCGCGCGCGCCGCCGGCCACGTCCTTGCCGGCCTCGCCGAAGGGGGCGACCATGGCCACGCGCGGCTTCACCAGGATGTCGGCGCCGCCCAGCTTGATGACCGCCGCTTGCCCTGCGAACAGGCCCGGCGTCTGGAAGCCGCCCGCGCCCGCGCCCGCGAAGTCGCTGTCGTCATGGCTGTGACCGCCGCCCGAGCCCGCGTGCTGGGGCGTGACCACGGCGCGGGTGACGCCGCCCAGACGAGCCACCGGCAGGGTGAAGGACCAGGGGTCCAGGCCGTAGGAAAGGTCGAAGGCGGCGCTCAGGGTGTTGGCGCTGTTCGACAGGTCGTTGGAGCCGCGCACCGAGCCGACTTCCGAACCGCCGAGGCCGGAATCTACGGCGACGAAGCCGGGGGCCACGATCTGACCGCGCGCGTCGATGGTGCGCAGGCCCGCCGGGGCCGCACCGGTCCCGACGGAAACGACCTTGCCGTTGCGGATGACCACGGTGCCGTTCTCGATCACCGAGGTTCCGGTCAGGACGCGACCGCCGGTAATGGCGACGTCCTGGGCCATGGCGGGACCGACGAGGGCGAGGGCTGCAACCGCGCCGGCGAGGAGGGTTTGGATACGCATGGTTCAGCGAGCTCCCTGGGCGACGCCGGCGGCGGCCTGGCCGAAGCCGGGCTGACCCAGTTCGAAATCGGACACGGGCTGGAAGGCGGGGTTCTGACGGTCAAAGGCCAGACCGCCGTCGATGAAGACCTGATCGGCGCGGGCGTAGATCGAGAAGGGATCGGCGCTCCAGATCACCACATCGGCGCGCTTGCCGGGCTCCAGCGAGCCGGTCTCCTTGTCGATGCCGATGGATTTGGCGGCGTTCAGGGTGATCCAGCTGATCGCGTGTTCTTCCGAGATGTTCATCCCGGCGCGACGGCCAGCCGATAGGGCGGCGGCGGCTTCCTGGTTGAGGCGCTGGGTCAGTTCGGCGTCGTCGGAGTGGATGACGGCGCAGGAACCCTCGGGCGCGTCGGTCAGGGCAGCGTTCTCCTCGATGCCGTCCAGAGCCTCCATCTTGAAGCCCCACCAGCCGGTCCACATGGCGGCGCAGACGCCTTCACGGGCCAGCAGGGGCGCGATCTTGTAGGCCTCGACCGCGTGGTGGAAGGTGGTGACCTTGTAGCCGAACTCCCTGGCCACATCGAGCATGACCGCCATCTCGTCGGCGCGGTAGCAGTGGTTCTGGATCAGGATGGACCCGTCCAGCACGCCGGCCAGGGTCTCAAGCTGCAGGTTGCGGGTCGGAGGCGCGCCCTGACCGTCCTCGCGCCACTTGTCCCACTTGGCCTTGTATTCGCGGGCCGCGATGAAGGCGGCGCGATAGCCGGCGACATTGCCCATGCCGGTGGCCGGCGACTGGTTGCGCGAGCCATAGACGCGGCTGGGGTTCTCGCCGCAGGCCATCTTCAGGCCATAGGGAGCGCCCGGGAACTTCATGCCCTGCATGGTCACTGAGGGGATGTTGCGCACCGTCACGCCGCGACCGCCGAACAGGTTGGCCGAGCCAGGCAGGATTTGAAGCGTGGTCACGCCGCCGGCGCGGGCGGTGTTGAAACCCGGGTCCTGGGGCCAGAGGGAGTGTTCAGCCCAGACCTGGGCCGTGTTCGGATTGGTCGCTTCGTTGCCGTCGCTCATGCCCTGAACGCCGGGCGAAGGATAGACGCCGAGGTGGCTGTGGATGTCGATGACGCCGGGCGTGACGTAGCGGCCGCGCGCATCGACCACCTTGTGGCCCGCCGGCACCGGGGTGTCGGCCCCGCCGACGGCGGCGATGCGGCCGTCGGTGACGATGACCACGCCGCCGTCGATCTTCTGACCCGTGCCGGTCAGAACCGTGGCGCCGACCAGGGCCAGGTTTTCACGCGGCAGGCCGCGATAGGTCGAGGGATAGGGGTCGGTGTTGGCCCAGCCGTCCAGGCCCGGGGCCATGGTGCGGTCCGTGGACGACGGGGAGGCCGTCTCGGTCCTGGGCTTGGCGTCGCCGGTCGTGGCGCAGGCCGACAGGCTGAGAACGCCGAGCGCGCAGGTGAGGACAGCGAGGCTTGGACCCCGCAGACGGTTAAGCAACATGAGCGAGACCCCCTCGCGCCCGCAGACAGCGGGCAGACAATGGGATGGCATACAAGGGAGGTTCAGCCTCGCCGTAAAGGGGAAATGTCAGGCAATTTGCTCAGCGGGGGGACAACCGGTCGCGGACCTCGGCCTCGCTCAGCCCCTCGACCTCGATCATCTTAAGCCGCGACTGCCCCCCGCGCGCCAGGGTCACGTCGCGCTTGGGGACGCCCAGCGCCTTGGCGAGGAAGGCGACCAGGGCGGCGTTGGCCTCGCCCTCGACCGGCTGGGCCCGCACGCGGACCTTGAGCACCGGGCGGCCGTCGGGGTCCACGTCCCAGCCGTCGATGCGGTCGGCGGCGGCGCGGGGCGTCAGCTTGATGGCGAGGCGGGCGGTCATGGCCCTATGTCCGTCATCCCGGCCCAACGGTGCAAGCTCTCCCTCCCCGTTCGGGCAGGGTGGTCGATGCGAAGCGAAGACCGGGTGGGGAGGGCGAGGCGATACCGAGGCGCGGCTGACTTGCCTGGCCGCCCCCACCCGGCGCTGCGCGCCACCCTCCCCCAAGGGGGAGGGAGACAGCCAATTGAAAACGCGCCGGACGGTTCCCCATCCGGCGCGCTTCATGTTCAGCCTGTGGAACCGATCAGCCCAGGGCGGCCATCAGTTCCGGCACGGCGGTCTTGTAGTCGGCGACCAGGCCGTAGTCGGCGACCTGGAAGATCGGGGCGTCGGCGTCCTTGTTGATGGCGACGATGACCTTGGAGTCCTTCATGCCGGCCAGGTGCTGGATGGCGCCCGAGATGCCGATGGCGATGTAGAGGGCCGGGGCCACCACCTTGCCGGTCTGACCGACCTGATAGTCGTTGGGGGCGTAGCCCGCGTCGACGGCGGCGCGGGAGGCGCCGACAGCGGCGCCCAGCTTGTCGGCCAGGGGGTCCATGACGGCGTGGAACTCTTCGGCCGAGCCCAGGGCGCGGCCGCCCGAGACGATGATCTTGGCGGCGCCCAGTTCGGGGCGGTCCGACTTGACCATTTCCTCGGAGACGAAGGCGGTCTTGGGCGCTTCACCGGCGGCGACGCTCTCGACCGAGGCCGAGCCGCCTTCAGCGGCGGCGGCGAAGGCCGTCGGGCGCACGGTGATGACCTTCTTGGCGTCAGCCGACTGGACGGTCTCCAGGGCGTTGCCGGCGTAGATCGGGCGCACGAAGGTATCGGCCGAGACGACCTCGACGATGTCCGAGATCGGGGCGACGTCCAGCTTGGCGGCCAGGCGCGGGGCGAAGTTCTTGCCGTCCGTGGTGGCGGGCGACAGGATAGCGTCGTAGTTCCCGGCCAGCGGCAGGACAGTGGCCTCGACCGCCTCGGCCAGACCGTGAGCGACGGCGTCGCCCTCGGCCAGCAGGACCTTGCGC
Coding sequences within it:
- a CDS encoding amidohydrolase family protein: MRIQTLLAGAVAALALVGPAMAQDVAITGGRVLTGTSVIENGTVVIRNGKVVSVGTGAAPAGLRTIDARGQIVAPGFVAVDSGLGGSEVGSVRGSNDLSNSANTLSAAFDLSYGLDPWSFTLPVARLGGVTRAVVTPQHAGSGGGHSHDDSDFAGAGAGGFQTPGLFAGQAAVIKLGGADILVKPRVAMVAPFGEAGKDVAGGARGAEFVLFKETLAEVRLYARNKAAYDRAALRDLSLSRADLEALIPVANGSMPLIVSVNRASDIQQVLRLAREEGVKVILDGAAEGWLVANEIAAAKVPVLLHPITNLPGNFEMRAARMQNAAALNAAGVVIALKGNEGSTHRARDIRYNAGNAVSHGLPFAAAIQAITVNPARIFGFDGQFGELKPGAAGDVVVWSGDPLEPLSQPSAVFIDGVEQPLQARNLLLRDRYRTGGEGAMPVAYPQ
- a CDS encoding amidohydrolase; translation: MLLNRLRGPSLAVLTCALGVLSLSACATTGDAKPRTETASPSSTDRTMAPGLDGWANTDPYPSTYRGLPRENLALVGATVLTGTGQKIDGGVVIVTDGRIAAVGGADTPVPAGHKVVDARGRYVTPGVIDIHSHLGVYPSPGVQGMSDGNEATNPNTAQVWAEHSLWPQDPGFNTARAGGVTTLQILPGSANLFGGRGVTVRNIPSVTMQGMKFPGAPYGLKMACGENPSRVYGSRNQSPATGMGNVAGYRAAFIAAREYKAKWDKWREDGQGAPPTRNLQLETLAGVLDGSILIQNHCYRADEMAVMLDVAREFGYKVTTFHHAVEAYKIAPLLAREGVCAAMWTGWWGFKMEALDGIEENAALTDAPEGSCAVIHSDDAELTQRLNQEAAAALSAGRRAGMNISEEHAISWITLNAAKSIGIDKETGSLEPGKRADVVIWSADPFSIYARADQVFIDGGLAFDRQNPAFQPVSDFELGQPGFGQAAAGVAQGAR
- a CDS encoding DUF167 domain-containing protein, translating into MTARLAIKLTPRAAADRIDGWDVDPDGRPVLKVRVRAQPVEGEANAALVAFLAKALGVPKRDVTLARGGQSRLKMIEVEGLSEAEVRDRLSPR
- a CDS encoding electron transfer flavoprotein subunit alpha/FixB family protein, which produces MAVLVIADHDGAIVRDTTHKTVTAALALSSDVDVLVLGQNAKGVADAAAKISGVRKVLLAEGDAVAHGLAEAVEATVLPLAGNYDAILSPATTDGKNFAPRLAAKLDVAPISDIVEVVSADTFVRPIYAGNALETVQSADAKKVITVRPTAFAAAAEGGSASVESVAAGEAPKTAFVSEEMVKSDRPELGAAKIIVSGGRALGSAEEFHAVMDPLADKLGAAVGASRAAVDAGYAPNDYQVGQTGKVVAPALYIAIGISGAIQHLAGMKDSKVIVAINKDADAPIFQVADYGLVADYKTAVPELMAALG